Proteins co-encoded in one Flavobacterium sp. M31R6 genomic window:
- a CDS encoding ribonuclease HII, with protein sequence MLLTNFSTFLLETGTDEAGRGCLAGPVTAAAVILPIDFKNTILNDSKQLSEKAREKLRPIIEEHAITFAVTHLHPKEIDEINILNASMKGMQECVLKLTQTPEFIIVDGNRSLNAKLGLKNTFGKKFSKAEIELLKSIPNQSIIKGDSKYLSIAAASVLAKTYRDEYMDKIHEEFPMYNWKKNKGYPTAEHREAIRKYGTTKYHRMSFRLLPEQLKLEL encoded by the coding sequence ATGCTTCTTACTAATTTCTCCACTTTCTTACTAGAAACCGGCACCGACGAAGCCGGACGTGGTTGTCTTGCGGGCCCAGTTACCGCCGCCGCCGTAATTCTTCCAATTGATTTTAAAAATACAATCCTAAACGACAGTAAACAATTATCCGAAAAAGCGAGAGAAAAACTTAGACCTATCATAGAAGAACACGCCATTACATTCGCCGTAACGCATTTGCATCCGAAAGAAATTGATGAAATAAACATCTTAAACGCTTCGATGAAAGGAATGCAGGAATGCGTCTTGAAATTAACCCAAACCCCAGAATTTATTATTGTTGACGGCAATCGATCGCTAAATGCTAAATTGGGTTTGAAAAATACTTTCGGAAAAAAATTCTCGAAAGCCGAAATCGAATTATTGAAATCAATTCCCAATCAAAGTATCATAAAAGGAGATTCGAAATATTTGAGTATTGCTGCTGCTTCGGTTCTGGCAAAAACGTACCGTGACGAATATATGGATAAAATTCACGAAGAATTCCCAATGTACAATTGGAAGAAAAACAAAGGCTATCCCACAGCGGAACACCGTGAAGCCATCCGAAAATACGGCACCACAAAATATCACAGAATGAGTTTTAGGTTATTGCCGGAACAGTTGAAATTGGAGTTATAA
- a CDS encoding putative porin: MRIFFSLFFLAFPILLFSQVNSAKEIDYNSKYNSSDSIKKKKAPEATYDMYQIISLNKDTTYIDTTQSIRKEHSHNYLRKDNFGLLSFTNEGQTYNTLQYGLNGFSPYPEFGFTAKQFNYSKAEDIRYANVATPVTELYFKTTIQRGQSADSYFSINPSPRLNFSIAYKALRSEGRYINHESRTNNFRFTTSYNTKNGRYVVNAHYVAQKIQNEENGGISNVSDFESGDPSFDNRARLGVYFEDAMSVLKGKRFFVDQTFRINPKKGSNNLYVTEQFNYEDIYFNYTQQTVPSTVGGVIVDRYGDSFVTGGIDDKTTYNKMYNKLGLVYENMTLGAFTFFVDDLHSNYFYNNILYLDTETVPNLLSQTINTVGGQYNYRKDKWNGKFLYSKSVTDQNLFNLDASAMYDINDENQISFRYQSMNKLPNNNYNLYQSSYRKYNWSNDFVNEKINAISVNADTKWVSLSVQLNSINDYLHFADVSTDAERAVGTQIVAPAQYGKAINYASLKVAKEFVVGKWALDNTLLFQKVDQSDFILNVPEFVTRNTLYYSDFMFEKRLFLQIGTELNYFTSYYSNSYNPLIGEFFVQDKVKIGNYPLLDFFVNAKIQRTRIYLKAEHFNSLFSKNNYLSAPDYPYRDFLIRFGLVWNFFN; encoded by the coding sequence ATGAGAATTTTCTTTTCTTTATTTTTTTTAGCTTTCCCAATTCTCCTGTTTTCTCAAGTAAATAGTGCTAAAGAAATTGATTATAATAGTAAATACAATTCTTCGGATTCCATAAAGAAGAAAAAAGCGCCAGAGGCAACTTATGATATGTATCAGATTATTTCGTTGAATAAGGATACGACTTATATTGATACCACACAATCTATCCGAAAAGAGCACAGTCATAATTATTTAAGGAAGGACAATTTTGGTCTTTTGAGTTTTACCAATGAGGGGCAAACGTATAATACGTTGCAATATGGGCTTAATGGTTTTTCACCTTATCCCGAATTTGGATTTACTGCAAAACAATTTAATTATAGCAAGGCCGAAGATATTAGATACGCAAATGTGGCAACTCCTGTAACCGAGTTGTATTTTAAAACAACAATACAAAGAGGTCAGTCGGCAGATTCTTATTTTTCCATAAATCCGTCTCCAAGACTGAACTTTTCTATTGCTTACAAAGCATTACGATCGGAAGGTAGATACATCAACCACGAATCCAGAACAAATAATTTTAGATTTACGACGAGTTATAATACCAAAAACGGGCGTTATGTTGTCAATGCGCATTATGTTGCCCAGAAGATCCAAAACGAGGAAAACGGAGGGATTAGTAATGTAAGTGATTTTGAGAGTGGTGATCCATCGTTTGATAATAGAGCCCGATTGGGTGTTTATTTTGAGGATGCTATGTCTGTGTTAAAAGGGAAACGTTTTTTTGTTGATCAAACTTTTAGAATAAATCCAAAAAAAGGCAGCAATAATTTATATGTTACTGAGCAGTTTAATTATGAGGATATTTATTTTAATTATACTCAACAAACGGTACCCTCAACTGTTGGAGGTGTAATAGTGGATCGTTATGGAGATTCCTTTGTGACCGGTGGGATTGATGACAAAACGACCTACAATAAAATGTACAACAAATTGGGGTTAGTGTATGAGAACATGACGTTGGGTGCTTTTACTTTTTTTGTTGATGATTTACATTCGAATTATTTCTATAATAATATTTTGTATTTAGACACAGAAACCGTTCCAAATTTGTTAAGCCAAACCATAAACACTGTTGGAGGACAATACAATTATCGCAAGGACAAATGGAATGGGAAGTTCTTATATTCCAAGTCGGTTACGGATCAAAATTTATTCAATCTTGATGCATCGGCTATGTATGATATAAATGATGAGAATCAAATCTCATTTAGATATCAAAGTATGAATAAATTGCCTAATAACAATTATAATTTGTACCAAAGTAGTTATAGAAAATACAATTGGTCAAACGATTTTGTAAATGAAAAAATAAACGCAATAAGTGTGAATGCTGACACTAAATGGGTGTCGTTGTCTGTGCAGCTGAATTCGATAAACGATTATTTGCATTTTGCGGATGTATCGACTGATGCCGAAAGAGCAGTGGGCACACAAATAGTGGCTCCGGCTCAATATGGTAAAGCAATTAATTATGCATCGCTTAAAGTTGCAAAAGAGTTTGTTGTTGGAAAATGGGCTCTAGATAATACTTTATTATTCCAAAAAGTGGATCAATCGGATTTTATTTTGAATGTGCCTGAATTTGTGACCAGAAACACACTGTATTATTCGGACTTTATGTTTGAAAAAAGATTGTTTTTGCAAATAGGGACGGAACTAAATTATTTTACGAGTTATTATAGTAATAGTTACAATCCTTTGATTGGTGAATTTTTTGTTCAAGATAAGGTGAAGATCGGAAATTATCCGCTCCTTGATTTTTTTGTAAATGCCAAAATTCAGCGCACTCGAATTTATTTAAAGGCAGAACATTTTAATTCGCTGTTTTCAAAAAATAACTATTTATCGGCCCCTGATTATCCGTATCGTGATTTCTTAATTCGTTTTGGATTAGTTTGGAACTTCTTCAATTAA